A single genomic interval of Thermoleophilia bacterium harbors:
- the ald gene encoding alanine dehydrogenase, translating to MKVGVPREIKQDEYRVAITPAGVRELTEHGHEVFIEATAGEGSAITDAAFEAQGARIVADAAAVFEAGEMILHVKELQASEITMLKPEHLLFTYLHLAPDPEQTRGLQESGATCVAYETVEDAEGRLPLLAPMSEIAGKIATQAGAFMLEKPLGGRGILLGGVPGVAAATVVVIGGGVVGANAAFIAMGMAADVFILDRSIDRLRELDVDYGREASTVYSTTLAVEELLPRADLVIGAVLVHGARAPFVVNREQLSLMKPGAVLVDVAIDQGGCFETSRPTTHRDPVFEVDGIVHYCVANMPGAVPITSTNALTNATLPYALSLADNGLEAAVARDPGLLPGINVAAGKITHAPVAEGVGGEYVPVEVALGWT from the coding sequence ATGAAGGTCGGAGTTCCGAGGGAGATCAAGCAGGACGAATACCGGGTCGCGATCACGCCCGCCGGCGTGCGCGAGCTGACCGAGCACGGACACGAAGTCTTCATCGAGGCGACTGCGGGCGAAGGCAGCGCGATCACCGACGCGGCCTTCGAGGCCCAGGGCGCACGCATCGTCGCTGACGCCGCCGCCGTGTTCGAGGCGGGGGAGATGATCCTCCACGTCAAGGAGCTCCAGGCCTCGGAGATCACGATGCTCAAGCCGGAGCACCTGCTCTTCACCTACCTTCACCTCGCGCCAGACCCCGAGCAGACCAGGGGTCTCCAGGAATCGGGCGCCACCTGCGTCGCCTACGAGACCGTCGAAGACGCCGAAGGCCGGCTGCCGCTGCTGGCGCCGATGAGCGAGATCGCCGGCAAGATCGCGACCCAGGCCGGTGCCTTCATGCTGGAGAAGCCGCTCGGTGGGCGCGGCATCCTGCTCGGCGGAGTGCCGGGCGTCGCCGCGGCGACCGTGGTCGTGATCGGCGGCGGTGTGGTCGGAGCCAACGCGGCCTTCATCGCCATGGGCATGGCCGCCGACGTCTTCATCCTCGACCGGTCGATCGACCGCCTGCGTGAGCTGGACGTCGACTACGGCCGCGAAGCCTCGACCGTCTACTCCACGACCCTCGCGGTCGAGGAGCTGCTGCCGCGCGCCGACCTGGTGATCGGCGCTGTGCTGGTCCACGGGGCCCGGGCGCCGTTCGTGGTCAACCGCGAACAGCTGAGCCTGATGAAGCCGGGCGCGGTACTTGTCGACGTGGCGATCGACCAGGGCGGCTGCTTCGAGACCTCCCGGCCGACCACGCATCGTGACCCTGTCTTCGAGGTCGACGGGATCGTCCACTACTGCGTTGCCAACATGCCTGGGGCCGTGCCGATCACCTCGACCAACGCGCTGACCAACGCGACGCTCCCGTACGCGTTGTCACTGGCCGACAACGGACTGGAGGCCGCAGTCGCAAGGGACCCCGGGCTGCTGCCAGGAATCAACGTAGCCGCCGGCAAGATCACCCACGCCCCAGTAGCTGAGGGCGTCGGCGGCGAGTACGTCCCTGTGGAAGTGGCTTTGGGATGGACCTGA